In Maridesulfovibrio sp., a single genomic region encodes these proteins:
- a CDS encoding response regulator — protein MRVLIVDDDFYCRNMLHEIMKPYARCDIAVNGEEAVFAFKKGLEDGRRYDLVCLDLVMPEMDGQQALREMRSIEKDFDIAEQDEVKVIVTTMLDDRKETHDAFFLGGATSYLVKPIEETKLLKELNNLGFSL, from the coding sequence ATGCGAGTGCTGATTGTCGATGATGATTTTTACTGCCGCAACATGTTGCATGAAATCATGAAGCCCTACGCCCGGTGCGATATCGCAGTGAACGGGGAGGAGGCTGTTTTCGCATTTAAAAAGGGCCTTGAGGACGGCAGGCGGTATGACCTTGTCTGTCTCGACCTTGTTATGCCTGAGATGGACGGCCAGCAGGCTTTGCGGGAAATGCGTTCCATCGAAAAAGACTTCGACATAGCTGAACAGGATGAAGTGAAGGTCATCGTTACAACAATGCTTGATGACCGGAAAGAGACCCACGATGCATTTTTTCTCGGAGGAGCCACTTCCTATCTTGTTAAACCGATTGAAGAGACCAAGCTCCTTAAGGAGTTGAACAATCTGGGGTTCAGCCTGTAG
- a CDS encoding DNA internalization-related competence protein ComEC/Rec2, with the protein MSATDSDFDFKGRSAPAGLLSWQKPLPALVFGLLAIKWFIPSCTAFLIYLFLHICFRSGKWTVPVLCLFFGLGFWYGNFSLPVRPAEMPAWMAAREKVLVSGRVSSVRAVPGNTLKILLQDVHCNSTEGVTRLEGYLNWTWAMPDKFPLPGQQVEFVGRVKPTIGFRNSGLWDYGFYNQSRNIFYRAYSRGHLENWALKPFLPNLLQRIRISLRRHIIDNAPADQGGAFFPALLAGERFYLSKDTVELVRRAGVSHVLALSGLHVGFVASIGFALAWLAGFVFPRLFLLISRLKLGVILAVPFVLFYLWLGQFTPSLLRAACMFGFWGLLLLLDRGRILMDGLFLAVFLILLFAPLSVFDLGFQLSVLAVTGIGLLFPFFRRLMPPGGNPAYRVLRFVLGVIYVSLCANLALLPVLLWNFGTVSPNFLFNVIVVPLLGLFVVPVCGFGGLAAAYIMPEAAQWFFSAGSTLQENLLSLIRSAAQNGFLPEYAFYRPLWEGMIGYYLVLGGLLFVLSRRFRQAGYFVFPLLVLLVLRLYPCMDHPGVRVDLLDTGQSQCVVITGPRGTRTVVDGGGGFGSFDMGRAVVGPWLCSGRLPEVDNVLMTHGDRDHAGGLAFLLEKFRVGRFFTNGDIPVGKLGERFNRVFESDGIIPSVIHRGDRIELEPGLVLEVLHPSEGFKGSTNDRSLCLRLVWNGRSLLGISGDLDRKGIKSVLGSGLDLRSQVLILPHHGSAGGFSPRFYDQVDPEFVLAACGMLNRFNFVAEKVRKELEARDIPLFTTADCGMITVVWGPDGELKRKP; encoded by the coding sequence ATGTCAGCGACCGATTCTGACTTTGATTTCAAAGGCAGGTCCGCACCTGCGGGCCTGCTTTCCTGGCAAAAACCGTTACCGGCACTTGTATTCGGTCTCCTTGCCATCAAGTGGTTCATTCCTTCCTGTACTGCTTTTCTTATCTATCTTTTTCTGCATATCTGCTTTCGTTCCGGCAAATGGACTGTTCCGGTCCTTTGCCTGTTTTTCGGTCTCGGCTTCTGGTACGGCAATTTTTCACTGCCGGTCAGACCTGCTGAAATGCCTGCCTGGATGGCTGCACGGGAAAAAGTGCTGGTCAGCGGCCGGGTCAGTTCAGTCCGGGCTGTCCCGGGCAATACCTTAAAAATTCTGCTGCAGGATGTTCATTGCAATTCAACCGAAGGTGTTACCCGGCTTGAAGGGTATCTCAACTGGACATGGGCCATGCCGGATAAATTTCCCCTGCCCGGCCAGCAGGTGGAATTCGTTGGCAGGGTGAAGCCGACCATAGGTTTTAGAAACAGCGGATTATGGGATTACGGATTCTACAATCAGAGCCGAAATATTTTTTACCGGGCATATTCTCGCGGCCACCTTGAAAACTGGGCACTGAAGCCGTTTCTTCCGAATCTGTTACAGCGGATACGGATTTCCCTGCGCAGACATATCATCGATAACGCTCCGGCTGATCAGGGTGGCGCGTTCTTTCCCGCGCTGCTGGCCGGTGAGCGTTTCTATCTGTCAAAAGATACAGTGGAGCTGGTCCGCCGGGCCGGAGTGTCTCATGTGTTGGCTCTTTCCGGGTTACATGTAGGTTTTGTCGCCTCCATCGGATTTGCGCTGGCCTGGCTGGCCGGATTTGTCTTTCCGCGATTGTTTTTGCTTATTTCAAGACTTAAGCTGGGAGTGATTCTGGCTGTCCCTTTTGTGCTTTTTTATCTCTGGCTTGGGCAGTTTACTCCATCGCTGTTGCGTGCAGCCTGCATGTTCGGTTTCTGGGGGCTGCTCCTGCTGCTTGATCGGGGCCGTATTCTGATGGACGGCCTGTTTCTGGCTGTGTTCCTGATTCTGCTGTTTGCTCCGCTGAGCGTTTTCGATCTGGGGTTTCAGCTTTCCGTGCTTGCTGTGACCGGTATCGGTCTGCTCTTTCCCTTTTTCCGCAGACTGATGCCTCCGGGGGGCAATCCCGCATACAGGGTGTTACGTTTTGTTCTTGGTGTGATCTATGTCAGTCTCTGTGCAAATCTTGCTTTGCTGCCGGTTCTGCTCTGGAATTTCGGGACGGTCTCACCGAATTTCCTTTTCAATGTGATAGTTGTCCCGCTGCTGGGATTATTTGTTGTGCCGGTGTGCGGTTTCGGAGGACTTGCCGCAGCATACATCATGCCCGAGGCTGCTCAATGGTTTTTCAGTGCCGGGAGCACACTGCAAGAAAATCTATTGTCACTTATTCGTTCTGCGGCGCAAAACGGCTTTCTACCGGAGTACGCTTTCTACAGGCCGCTCTGGGAGGGAATGATAGGGTATTACCTTGTGCTCGGAGGCTTGCTTTTTGTTTTAAGCAGAAGATTCAGGCAGGCGGGGTATTTTGTTTTTCCATTGCTGGTGCTGCTGGTGTTGCGGTTATATCCATGCATGGATCATCCCGGTGTAAGGGTTGACCTGCTTGATACCGGGCAGTCCCAGTGTGTTGTCATAACCGGTCCTCGGGGAACACGCACTGTTGTGGATGGCGGCGGCGGTTTCGGCTCTTTCGATATGGGGCGGGCTGTGGTCGGCCCGTGGCTCTGTTCCGGTCGGCTTCCGGAAGTTGATAATGTACTGATGACTCATGGAGACCGCGATCATGCCGGTGGTCTGGCCTTCCTGCTGGAAAAGTTTCGAGTGGGCCGGTTTTTTACCAATGGAGACATTCCGGTCGGTAAACTGGGGGAAAGGTTCAACCGTGTTTTTGAATCAGATGGAATAATTCCGTCTGTTATACACCGAGGGGACAGGATAGAACTGGAACCGGGACTGGTGCTTGAAGTTCTGCATCCTTCTGAAGGGTTCAAGGGCAGCACAAATGACCGTTCTCTTTGTTTGAGGCTGGTATGGAACGGACGTTCTCTGCTGGGTATCTCCGGTGATCTGGACCGTAAGGGAATCAAATCAGTGCTGGGCAGCGGGCTTGATCTGCGTTCGCAGGTATTGATTCTTCCGCATCACGGAAGTGCCGGCGGATTTTCCCCGCGTTTTTACGATCAGGTTGACCCTGAATTTGTGCTTGCAGCCTGCGGAATGCTCAACCGTTTCAATTTCGTTGCCGAAAAGGTGCGAAAAGAGCTGGAAGCAAGGGATATTCCTCTTTTTACCACTGCGGATTGCGGCATGATAACTGTTGTCTGGGGACCGGACGGGGAATTGAAGCGTAAGCCGTGA
- the metG gene encoding methionine--tRNA ligase yields MDPFYITTPIYYVNAKPHLGHAYTTIVADAMNRFHKLLGEETFFLTGTDEHGDKIVQAAEKGGQTPREYVDEISSMFSNLWPGLQIENDDFIRTTEERHIKCVQQVLQQVYENGDIYFGEYGGHYCFGCERFYTEKELVDGKCPQHETVPEYIAEKNYFFKMSKYQDWLIAHINENPDFIRPERYKNEVLSLLKSGALEDLCISRPKSRLEWGIELPFDKEFVTYVWFDALINYITALNYPEGEKFTKFWPGVNHLVAKDILKPHAVFWPTMLKAAGIEPYKHLNVHGYWLIKDTKMSKSLGNVVAPLDMAERYGVNAFRYFLLREMVFGNDSSFSEEALVGRLNADLANDLGNLFSRTLSMTHKYFEGKVPVPGEEGDEDCEIKSLGRKAMADFQNNFLDAKFSRGLEGLWELVRGLNKYIDTTQPWALFKEGNTSRLGTVMYVLLENMRKIAVHLWPVMPEAGEKMLEQLGIKFIPDKINLQGEIDVWGLLESGTEVASRSNLFPRVEMPKDDPAPVKKKAKPSKKKGEVAAEIPGVIEFPDFQKVDMRVGTVLSATRHPDADKLLLVKIDTGDDEPRQVVAGLAEFFKPEELEGRQVVVVVNLKPRKLRGETSQGMILAVRNGEDMQLLTVSAQVANGCKVS; encoded by the coding sequence TTGGATCCGTTTTATATTACGACTCCCATCTACTATGTTAATGCCAAACCCCATCTGGGACACGCATACACGACAATTGTCGCCGATGCCATGAATCGTTTTCATAAGCTTCTGGGAGAAGAAACCTTTTTTCTCACCGGAACTGACGAGCATGGAGACAAGATTGTTCAGGCTGCGGAAAAGGGCGGTCAGACACCTCGTGAATATGTAGACGAGATCAGTTCCATGTTCAGCAACCTGTGGCCGGGACTTCAGATTGAAAATGATGATTTCATTCGGACCACTGAAGAACGGCATATTAAATGCGTTCAGCAGGTTCTGCAGCAGGTATACGAAAACGGTGATATCTATTTCGGCGAATATGGCGGGCACTACTGCTTCGGGTGTGAAAGATTTTATACGGAAAAAGAACTGGTGGACGGAAAATGCCCTCAGCATGAAACCGTGCCGGAGTACATTGCCGAGAAAAACTATTTTTTCAAAATGTCCAAGTATCAGGATTGGTTGATTGCGCACATCAATGAAAATCCCGATTTTATCCGTCCTGAAAGATACAAAAACGAGGTCCTGAGCCTGCTCAAATCCGGAGCGCTTGAAGACCTGTGCATATCCCGCCCGAAAAGCCGGTTGGAGTGGGGCATAGAACTGCCTTTTGACAAGGAATTCGTTACCTACGTCTGGTTTGACGCCCTTATCAACTATATCACGGCTCTGAATTATCCTGAGGGAGAAAAATTTACCAAATTCTGGCCCGGTGTAAATCATCTTGTCGCCAAGGACATACTGAAACCCCATGCTGTTTTCTGGCCTACAATGCTCAAGGCTGCCGGAATTGAGCCCTATAAACATCTCAACGTGCACGGATATTGGCTCATCAAGGACACCAAGATGTCCAAATCTCTTGGGAACGTGGTCGCCCCTCTTGATATGGCGGAGCGCTACGGCGTCAACGCTTTTCGCTATTTCCTGCTGCGCGAGATGGTTTTCGGAAACGATTCCAGTTTTTCCGAAGAAGCGCTTGTCGGACGACTGAACGCAGACCTTGCCAACGACCTTGGCAACCTGTTCAGCCGGACCCTGTCCATGACCCACAAATATTTCGAAGGCAAGGTCCCTGTTCCCGGCGAGGAAGGAGATGAAGATTGTGAAATCAAGAGCCTTGGCCGCAAAGCCATGGCGGATTTCCAGAACAATTTTCTTGATGCCAAATTTTCACGCGGTCTTGAGGGACTCTGGGAACTTGTCAGAGGGCTGAACAAGTATATCGATACAACTCAGCCCTGGGCTCTTTTCAAAGAGGGCAATACTTCCCGTCTTGGTACTGTAATGTATGTGCTGCTGGAGAACATGCGCAAGATCGCGGTGCACCTCTGGCCGGTAATGCCGGAAGCAGGCGAAAAGATGCTTGAGCAGCTCGGCATCAAATTTATTCCCGATAAAATAAATCTTCAGGGTGAGATAGACGTGTGGGGCCTTCTTGAGTCCGGTACTGAAGTGGCATCCCGCTCCAACCTGTTTCCTCGGGTTGAAATGCCCAAGGATGATCCCGCCCCGGTCAAAAAGAAAGCCAAACCTTCAAAGAAGAAAGGAGAGGTTGCTGCCGAGATTCCCGGCGTTATTGAATTCCCCGATTTTCAGAAAGTTGATATGCGCGTGGGGACCGTCCTTTCCGCAACAAGGCATCCTGATGCGGATAAGCTGCTTCTGGTGAAGATCGATACCGGAGATGATGAGCCCCGTCAGGTGGTTGCCGGACTGGCCGAATTCTTCAAGCCTGAAGAACTTGAGGGACGTCAGGTGGTGGTTGTGGTGAATCTGAAGCCCCGCAAACTGCGTGGAGAGACTTCACAGGGCATGATTCTGGCTGTACGCAACGGCGAAGACATGCAGTTGCTGACTGTAAGCGCTCAGGTTGCCAACGGGTGCAAGGTTTCATAA
- a CDS encoding regulatory iron-sulfur-containing complex subunit RicT, which yields MSQVLGVKFNDFGQIYYFSSGPFVVCEGHSVIVKTEQGMGLGKVFVVQQDLPEDVSEESLKTIYRLAGDEDLESEAENRDLSRVAHRFCKDCIDRQKLDMKLVDVEVFFDRSKMIFYFTAPGRIDFRELVKELVKEYRTRIELRQIGVRHETQMLGAIGNCGQICCCRRFMRKFMPVTIRMAKEQNLFLNPTKISGICGRLLCCLSFEQDNYEDFHRKCPKIGKRYNTVHGSVRVTRSNFFRNALTVLPEEGEEIEISLDEWPDILRQQAPARGGRGDSAEQEPEENSRSSRTNMGNKAKVVPGRDNQSSRGKATAQSVPENRSVDVSAEEGAGTDSVSPVEKSGPADKADVTASADQKTGAAVKDGDAQKKGGRPGPAREAKGAKTRRPTRRRRKRKPSGSRKN from the coding sequence ATGTCTCAAGTTTTAGGTGTTAAGTTTAATGATTTCGGACAGATATATTACTTTTCGTCCGGTCCGTTCGTAGTTTGCGAAGGACATTCCGTCATAGTCAAGACCGAGCAGGGAATGGGGCTCGGTAAAGTCTTTGTAGTTCAGCAGGATCTGCCTGAGGATGTGTCCGAAGAATCCCTGAAGACCATATACAGGCTGGCCGGGGATGAAGATCTGGAATCCGAGGCTGAAAATCGTGACCTTTCACGTGTTGCGCACAGGTTCTGCAAGGACTGTATAGACAGGCAGAAGCTGGACATGAAGCTGGTCGATGTAGAGGTCTTTTTCGATCGCAGCAAAATGATTTTTTATTTTACCGCACCGGGGCGGATAGATTTCAGGGAACTGGTCAAGGAACTGGTCAAGGAATACAGAACCCGCATAGAACTGCGTCAGATCGGAGTGCGGCATGAAACCCAGATGCTGGGTGCCATAGGCAATTGCGGACAGATCTGCTGCTGCAGAAGGTTTATGCGCAAGTTCATGCCCGTGACCATCAGAATGGCCAAGGAACAGAACCTTTTCCTTAACCCGACCAAAATTTCCGGCATCTGCGGACGCCTTTTGTGCTGCCTGTCTTTTGAGCAGGACAACTATGAAGATTTCCATCGCAAATGCCCGAAAATAGGGAAACGGTATAATACTGTTCACGGCAGTGTGCGGGTTACCCGATCAAACTTTTTTCGCAATGCCCTTACCGTACTGCCTGAAGAAGGTGAGGAAATAGAGATTTCCCTTGATGAGTGGCCGGATATTCTTCGTCAGCAGGCACCTGCTCGCGGAGGTCGGGGGGATAGCGCTGAACAGGAGCCGGAAGAGAACAGCCGCAGTTCCCGCACCAATATGGGCAATAAAGCGAAAGTTGTTCCGGGGAGAGATAATCAATCTTCCCGTGGCAAGGCAACTGCCCAATCCGTGCCGGAGAACCGTAGTGTCGATGTATCCGCAGAAGAAGGGGCCGGTACTGATTCGGTAAGTCCGGTGGAAAAATCAGGCCCGGCAGACAAGGCGGACGTAACCGCAAGTGCTGATCAGAAAACAGGTGCAGCAGTAAAAGATGGTGATGCCCAGAAAAAAGGTGGCAGACCCGGGCCGGCCAGGGAGGCCAAAGGGGCCAAAACCCGCCGTCCGACAAGGCGCAGACGTAAAAGGAAACCTTCAGGATCGCGTAAGAATTAA
- the murA gene encoding UDP-N-acetylglucosamine 1-carboxyvinyltransferase, which produces MDKLVIEGGVPLNGPIRVSGSKNAALPILLACILPQGEVNLGNVPRLRDIHTTLKLLDILGCETSFDGNNVKSRVCDLKIEAPYDLVKTMRASVLCLGPLLALKGEAKVALPGGCAIGARPVDLHLTAFEQMGATFDLESGYIHGRCDGLKGTDIHFDFPTVGGTENVLMAASIAEGDTIIENAAREPEVVDLADFLNACGAKISGQGTSIIKVEGVSSLHGCDYRIMPDRIEAGTYMVAAAMTDGELIIEDCPFQELDAVVYKLRRMGIWLEEDDQGVRVRRDNGIISGVDITTQPFPGFPTDMQAQLMTLMSLAQGAGTIEEKIFENRFMHVSELVRMGANIKLKGRTAMIRGVEKLTGAPVMASDLRASASLVVAGLAASGRTDIQRIYHLDRGYERLEEKLSAVGARIWREKE; this is translated from the coding sequence ATGGATAAATTAGTAATTGAAGGCGGAGTCCCGCTCAATGGTCCCATCAGGGTCAGCGGCTCCAAAAATGCGGCCCTGCCCATTCTGCTTGCTTGTATTCTTCCGCAGGGCGAAGTCAATCTCGGTAATGTTCCCCGGTTGAGGGATATTCATACCACTCTGAAACTGCTGGATATTCTGGGGTGCGAAACATCTTTTGACGGAAATAATGTCAAGAGCCGGGTCTGTGATCTTAAAATTGAGGCCCCTTACGATCTGGTCAAAACCATGCGGGCTTCGGTGCTGTGTCTGGGACCGCTGCTGGCGTTGAAAGGAGAGGCCAAGGTTGCTCTTCCCGGAGGGTGTGCAATCGGAGCGCGTCCCGTGGACCTGCACCTGACCGCCTTTGAGCAGATGGGCGCTACTTTTGACCTTGAATCCGGTTATATTCATGGCCGTTGTGACGGTCTCAAGGGCACTGATATCCATTTTGATTTTCCTACTGTCGGCGGAACGGAAAACGTACTCATGGCCGCTTCCATTGCCGAAGGTGATACTATCATCGAGAATGCGGCCCGCGAACCTGAAGTTGTCGATCTTGCTGATTTTCTCAACGCCTGCGGGGCCAAAATCAGCGGGCAGGGCACGAGTATAATAAAGGTCGAGGGCGTTTCCTCTCTGCACGGCTGCGATTACCGTATCATGCCGGACCGCATAGAAGCCGGGACGTACATGGTTGCCGCCGCCATGACGGACGGTGAACTGATCATAGAAGATTGTCCTTTTCAGGAGCTTGATGCCGTGGTGTACAAGCTGCGCCGTATGGGCATCTGGCTGGAAGAGGATGATCAGGGAGTCCGCGTGCGCCGTGATAACGGGATAATTTCCGGTGTAGATATCACCACGCAGCCTTTCCCCGGATTCCCTACGGATATGCAGGCTCAGCTGATGACCCTGATGTCTTTGGCTCAGGGGGCCGGGACTATAGAGGAAAAGATTTTCGAAAACCGGTTTATGCACGTTTCCGAACTGGTGCGTATGGGAGCAAACATCAAGCTCAAAGGACGTACCGCAATGATTCGGGGGGTGGAAAAGTTAACCGGAGCCCCGGTAATGGCATCCGACCTGCGGGCCAGTGCTTCGCTTGTTGTGGCCGGTCTTGCCGCTTCCGGACGGACCGATATCCAGCGGATATACCATCTGGACCGTGGATACGAGCGACTGGAAGAAAAGCTTTCCGCCGTGGGGGCGCGCATCTGGCGTGAAAAAGAGTAG